Proteins encoded in a region of the Bacteroidota bacterium genome:
- a CDS encoding 2-oxoacid:acceptor oxidoreductase subunit alpha produces MVTEEQILESVVIRFAGDSGDGMQLTGTQFTNAAALYGNDLATFPDFPAEIRAPQGTLAGVSGYQIHFGSKKINTPGDICDVLVAMNVAALKANIKQLKLGGTIIVNTDGFDTKNLRLANVPEAENPLENGSLDKYEVKKLDITKITRLALADSGMGTKEIDRSKNMFVLGLVYWMYNRSIDNSIEFITSKFKNKPQIAEANIKLLKAGYHYGETTETFNSRYEVKRAEMPSGVYRSIMGNQALSYGLVAASVKSGLPIFLGTYPITPASDILHELAKLKNFGIRTFQAEDEIAGVCAAIGAAYGGSIGITTSSGPGIALKSEAIGLATVLELPLVICNIQRGGPSTGLPTKTEQADLMQALYGRNGECPVAILAASTPADCFEMAYEAVRIALEHMIPVFLLSDGYIANGAEPWCFPQAKDLRDINIQFAKQTEEKFMPYLRDEKLARPWAVPGTAGLEHRIGGLEKQNITGNISYDGDNHEFMVNLRQEKVNRIAQYIPLQEIDNGDTTGKLLVLGWGSTYGAIKTAVHELRGSGYSVSHAQVKYMNPLPSNLENLLKGFDKILVPEMNSGQFIKIIREKFLIDAIGYSKVQGQPFATHEIVSKIKELI; encoded by the coding sequence ATGGTAACAGAAGAACAAATATTAGAATCAGTGGTAATTCGCTTTGCTGGCGATAGCGGCGATGGCATGCAGCTTACGGGCACACAATTTACCAATGCGGCTGCCCTATATGGTAACGATTTGGCCACATTCCCCGACTTTCCTGCCGAAATACGTGCTCCTCAAGGAACACTCGCAGGCGTTTCGGGTTATCAAATTCATTTCGGCTCCAAAAAAATTAACACCCCTGGTGATATTTGCGATGTACTGGTAGCCATGAATGTAGCCGCCCTCAAGGCCAATATTAAACAACTAAAACTGGGAGGAACTATTATAGTTAATACTGATGGATTTGACACTAAAAACTTGAGGCTTGCCAATGTTCCAGAAGCAGAAAACCCTCTTGAAAACGGAAGCCTTGATAAATACGAAGTAAAGAAATTAGACATCACAAAAATAACCCGCTTGGCCCTGGCAGATAGCGGCATGGGGACCAAAGAAATAGACCGTAGCAAAAACATGTTTGTGCTGGGTTTGGTGTACTGGATGTATAATAGAAGTATTGATAACTCAATTGAGTTTATCACCTCAAAATTTAAAAATAAACCCCAAATAGCCGAAGCCAATATTAAACTTTTAAAAGCAGGATACCATTATGGCGAAACCACAGAAACATTTAACTCTCGATATGAAGTAAAACGAGCAGAAATGCCAAGCGGAGTTTATCGCAGTATTATGGGAAACCAAGCATTGTCTTACGGTTTGGTGGCTGCATCGGTTAAAAGTGGGCTACCTATTTTTCTTGGGACTTATCCTATTACCCCAGCATCAGATATTTTACACGAACTTGCCAAATTAAAAAACTTTGGTATTCGCACTTTCCAAGCAGAAGATGAGATAGCAGGCGTTTGTGCCGCAATAGGTGCAGCTTATGGTGGAAGTATTGGAATAACCACCTCAAGTGGACCGGGTATCGCCCTCAAATCGGAAGCAATTGGGTTGGCAACAGTATTGGAGTTACCCTTAGTGATATGTAATATACAACGCGGAGGGCCAAGCACAGGGCTTCCCACCAAAACAGAACAGGCAGATTTAATGCAGGCCTTATATGGGCGTAACGGAGAATGTCCGGTAGCTATTTTGGCTGCATCCACCCCTGCCGATTGTTTTGAAATGGCATACGAAGCCGTTAGAATAGCCTTGGAACACATGATACCAGTTTTTTTATTAAGCGATGGATATATAGCTAACGGAGCTGAACCTTGGTGTTTCCCGCAAGCCAAAGATTTGCGTGATATAAACATCCAATTTGCAAAACAAACAGAAGAGAAATTTATGCCTTATTTGCGTGATGAAAAACTTGCTAGGCCTTGGGCTGTGCCTGGTACCGCAGGTTTAGAACATAGAATAGGAGGCTTAGAAAAACAGAATATCACAGGAAATATTAGTTATGATGGCGACAACCACGAATTTATGGTAAACCTACGCCAAGAAAAAGTAAACCGCATTGCACAATATATTCCACTGCAAGAAATAGACAATGGCGACACTACAGGGAAATTATTGGTATTAGGTTGGGGTAGCACTTACGGAGCAATAAAAACAGCCGTTCACGAGTTGAGAGGGAGCGGATATAGTGTTAGCCATGCCCAAGTAAAATATATGAACCCGTTGCCTTCAAACTTGGAGAATTTATTAAAAGGATTTGATAAAATATTAGTACCAGAAATGAACAGTGGACAGTTCATAAAAATAATTCGGGAAAAGTTTTTAATCGATGCAATTGGCTATAGCAAAGTGCAGGGTCAACCATTTGCCACCCATGAAATAGTGTCCAAAATTAAAGAACTTATATAA
- a CDS encoding 2-oxoacid:ferredoxin oxidoreductase subunit beta → MSNIIDQTAPKLTAKDFASDQDVRWCPGCGDYSILKQVQTVLPDLGRPKEEFVFVSGIGCSSRFPYYMDTYGLHSIHGRAAAIATGIKTSRPELSVWMISGDGDSLSIGGNHFIHLLRRNLDINLLLFNNQIYGLTKGQYSPTSEAGKVTKSTPMGSIDHPFNPAALSLGADATFVARSMDRDPKHMQMVIRRGYDHKGTSMIEIYQNCNVFNDGAFEIYTEKSSKKLETLFVENGKPLMFGENNDKGIILDGFKPKVINIGENYSANDCWIHDEQDQVKANILARFFDDPSKEDHLPRPFGVFYAIERATYNDLLNEQIEFAIDKFGKGDLDKLIAGKETWTIN, encoded by the coding sequence ATGTCAAATATTATTGACCAAACTGCACCGAAACTCACTGCCAAAGATTTTGCCAGCGATCAAGACGTTCGCTGGTGCCCAGGTTGCGGAGATTATAGTATTCTAAAACAAGTACAAACAGTTTTGCCCGATTTGGGTAGACCCAAAGAAGAGTTTGTATTTGTTTCGGGGATAGGTTGTAGCAGCCGATTTCCATATTATATGGACACTTATGGGCTACATAGTATTCACGGAAGGGCAGCAGCAATTGCTACGGGCATTAAAACCTCGCGACCCGAACTTTCCGTTTGGATGATTTCGGGCGATGGTGATTCTTTGTCTATTGGCGGCAACCATTTTATACACTTACTTCGCCGCAATCTCGACATCAACTTGTTGTTATTCAACAATCAAATATATGGGCTTACCAAAGGACAATATTCACCAACTTCTGAAGCGGGCAAAGTAACGAAATCGACGCCGATGGGGAGTATTGATCATCCTTTTAATCCAGCAGCTTTGAGCCTTGGTGCCGATGCAACCTTCGTAGCCCGCAGTATGGACAGAGACCCAAAACACATGCAAATGGTAATTAGAAGAGGCTATGACCATAAAGGCACTTCGATGATAGAAATATATCAAAACTGCAATGTGTTCAACGATGGAGCGTTTGAAATATATACTGAGAAAAGCAGCAAGAAATTAGAAACACTTTTTGTTGAGAACGGGAAGCCACTTATGTTTGGTGAAAATAACGACAAGGGAATAATTCTGGATGGGTTTAAACCCAAGGTTATTAACATAGGAGAAAATTATAGTGCCAACGATTGCTGGATACACGATGAACAAGACCAGGTAAAGGCAAATATCTTAGCTAGGTTCTTCGACGACCCATCTAAAGAGGATCATCTCCCAAGGCCCTTTGGTGTTTTTTATGCCATCGAACGTGCAACCTATAATGATTTGCTTAACGAACAAATAGAATTTGCGATTGATAAATTTGGCAAAGGCGATTTGGATAAACTTATAGCGGGGAAAGAAACGTGGACAATTAACTAA
- a CDS encoding zinc dependent phospholipase C family protein — protein sequence MKTLFAGLLFFLFIAQKAYSWGFHGHKIVNNSAVYALPPEMFIFYKNYIDFITEHSVDPDRRRYSDTAEACRHYIDIDYYEKTLPIDSIPRYWPEAVEKYGRDTLVAHGIVPWHIMLMKNRLTEAFRVKDMMTVLRLSADIGHYIADAHVPLHTTHNYNGQFSGQHGIHAFWESRLPELFSEGYDLMIGPCYYIDSLNQQIWKTINDSYACLDSVLGFEKRLSKLFGDDRKYGFEEKSGRNIKVYSNDFSLAYARMLDDQVERRLRLSALMTASVWYTCWFDAGQPVLEGLDAFDLQGQGTKELDLEIKKMMLGRQEE from the coding sequence ATGAAAACACTTTTTGCGGGTCTTTTATTTTTTTTATTTATTGCACAGAAGGCATATTCTTGGGGCTTTCACGGGCATAAGATTGTAAACAACTCGGCAGTTTATGCTCTTCCACCCGAGATGTTTATTTTCTATAAAAACTATATTGACTTTATAACAGAACACTCTGTTGACCCGGACAGAAGAAGATATAGCGATACCGCTGAAGCATGCAGACATTATATAGATATAGATTATTATGAGAAAACGCTACCGATAGACAGCATACCACGCTATTGGCCAGAAGCAGTAGAAAAATATGGTCGAGACACACTCGTCGCTCACGGAATTGTGCCCTGGCATATTATGCTCATGAAAAACAGGCTTACCGAAGCCTTCAGGGTGAAGGATATGATGACGGTTCTCAGGCTTTCGGCCGACATAGGACATTATATCGCCGATGCACATGTTCCGCTCCACACAACGCACAATTATAATGGACAATTCTCGGGGCAGCACGGTATTCACGCTTTTTGGGAGTCTAGGTTGCCTGAGCTTTTCTCGGAAGGATATGATTTGATGATTGGGCCGTGCTATTATATTGACAGCCTTAACCAGCAAATATGGAAAACAATAAATGACAGCTATGCTTGTTTGGACTCTGTTTTAGGTTTTGAAAAACGCTTGTCCAAACTTTTTGGAGATGACCGAAAATATGGTTTTGAAGAAAAGAGCGGACGTAATATTAAGGTATATTCCAACGATTTTTCGTTGGCTTATGCAAGAATGCTCGACGACCAAGTTGAAAGAAGGCTTAGGCTTTCGGCATTAATGACGGCAAGTGTTTGGTATACCTGTTGGTTTGATGCCGGGCAGCCAGTTTTGGAAGGTTTGGACGCCTTCGATCTGCAAGGACAAGGCACAAAAGAACTTGATTTGGAAATAAAAAAAATGATGTTAGGAAGGCAGGAAGAATGA
- a CDS encoding DUF4920 domain-containing protein produces the protein MKYYIYIFTLFCLVSCKSEQKVPTPEKEPDTIKHMPDDMALYEKYGDSTYIPGTPIEAVMAHEILNDKDSFVTELKGKIIEVCREAGCWCEVLTEKNKTLHIKTGGNFFLDTTALGKEAFFAGYLYRQTPEDKHSKELGELTYWATSAWVHK, from the coding sequence ATGAAGTATTATATATATATATTCACACTTTTCTGTTTGGTATCATGCAAAAGCGAGCAAAAAGTCCCGACACCAGAAAAGGAACCCGATACTATAAAACACATGCCCGACGACATGGCCTTGTACGAAAAATACGGCGATAGCACCTATATACCTGGCACACCAATCGAGGCTGTTATGGCTCACGAAATATTGAACGATAAAGATTCGTTTGTTACGGAGCTCAAGGGAAAAATAATTGAGGTATGTCGCGAAGCAGGATGCTGGTGTGAAGTATTAACCGAGAAAAACAAAACGCTCCATATTAAGACAGGAGGTAATTTTTTTCTAGACACAACAGCTTTGGGCAAGGAAGCTTTTTTTGCAGGTTATCTATACAGGCAAACACCAGAAGACAAACACAGTAAAGAATTGGGAGAGCTTACCTATTGGGCTACTTCTGCTTGGGTACATAAGTAA
- the dnaN gene encoding DNA polymerase III subunit beta encodes MKFIVSTNDLLKQLDLVDGVVVSKPLIPILENFLFEIKDGNLKITTTDLETFMTTSLKVEADSDIDIAVPSKVSLETLKNLPTQPVTFSVDEASKSIEINTGNGRYKLTGNDAKDFPKFPVLESDNSIVLSAKVLSKAINKTIFATGTDELRINLTGVYCQVSDSNINFVATDANRLVRVQRKGFNNGFETSFILPKKAMNLLKSSLPNDDTPVKIDFNTSYAFFSFAGVSLICRLIDERYPDYTAVIPTENPNKLSINRNDFISAMKRVSIYANKTTNQVRLKIAGSEMTISAEDYDFANEATERLSCNYEGSDIEIGFNARFLTEMLNAMDTEDVRMEFSMPNRAGLLLPAENDSDEDILMLIMPMMINV; translated from the coding sequence ATGAAATTTATAGTATCAACCAACGACCTGCTTAAACAACTAGATTTAGTAGACGGTGTAGTGGTTTCCAAGCCACTTATTCCTATTTTGGAAAACTTCCTTTTTGAAATAAAGGACGGAAATCTTAAAATCACCACTACCGACTTGGAAACGTTTATGACAACCTCATTAAAGGTAGAAGCCGATAGCGATATTGACATTGCAGTCCCATCTAAGGTTTCTCTTGAAACTTTGAAAAACCTTCCCACCCAGCCTGTTACATTCTCTGTGGATGAGGCAAGCAAAAGTATAGAAATAAACACAGGAAATGGGCGGTATAAACTTACCGGAAATGACGCTAAAGATTTTCCAAAATTTCCTGTGCTAGAAAGCGACAACTCAATTGTGCTTTCAGCTAAAGTACTATCAAAAGCCATTAATAAGACAATTTTTGCAACAGGCACCGACGAGTTGCGTATTAACCTAACAGGTGTTTATTGCCAAGTGTCCGATAGCAACATAAATTTTGTGGCAACAGATGCCAACCGACTGGTGAGAGTGCAAAGGAAGGGGTTCAACAATGGTTTTGAAACATCATTCATTTTGCCCAAAAAAGCGATGAACCTTTTAAAAAGCTCCCTGCCCAATGATGATACCCCGGTAAAAATAGATTTTAATACCTCTTATGCTTTTTTCTCCTTTGCAGGCGTAAGCCTAATTTGCCGTTTGATAGACGAGCGTTATCCTGATTATACGGCGGTTATACCGACTGAGAACCCAAATAAGTTAAGCATTAACCGAAACGATTTTATCAGTGCGATGAAAAGGGTTTCTATATATGCCAATAAAACAACTAACCAGGTTCGATTAAAGATTGCCGGAAGTGAGATGACAATATCTGCAGAAGATTATGATTTTGCCAACGAGGCCACCGAAAGATTGTCTTGTAATTATGAAGGATCCGATATTGAAATAGGCTTTAATGCCCGTTTTCTAACCGAGATGCTTAATGCTATGGACACGGAAGATGTGAGGATGGAGTTTTCAATGCCCAACAGGGCGGGACTATTATTGCCAGCAGAAAACGATAGCGATGAAGACATACTCATGCTCATCATGCCAATGATGATAAATGTTTAA
- a CDS encoding peptidylprolyl isomerase, translated as MKKLLYFIPVCLVIYSFANQQPSKVSKNQTKPKIDTTYMVLMKTTMGDITLKLYNETPKHRDNFIDLVKKNFFDSLLFHRVINNFMIQGGDPNSKNAQAGAMLGDGDVGYTVPAEFNTKLIHKKGVLAAARNDNPEKASSGCQFYIVQGKKTDSLTLNMLEKRNGLQYTAEQRKIYQTIGGTPFLDNSYTVYGETISGIEVVDRIAVVPGDGSNRPNTNIYILSTKLIITTAKVK; from the coding sequence ATGAAAAAACTATTATATTTTATTCCTGTTTGCTTAGTAATATACTCATTTGCAAACCAGCAACCCTCAAAGGTTTCAAAAAACCAAACCAAACCAAAAATTGACACAACCTATATGGTATTGATGAAAACAACAATGGGCGATATAACATTAAAACTATATAATGAAACTCCTAAGCACAGAGACAATTTTATAGATTTAGTAAAAAAGAATTTTTTTGACAGCCTGTTGTTTCACAGAGTGATTAATAATTTTATGATTCAGGGAGGAGACCCCAACTCGAAAAATGCACAAGCGGGGGCGATGCTTGGCGATGGCGATGTGGGATATACAGTTCCAGCAGAGTTTAACACAAAATTGATACATAAAAAGGGGGTCTTGGCAGCAGCAAGAAACGACAATCCAGAAAAAGCCTCAAGTGGATGTCAGTTTTATATAGTACAAGGTAAAAAAACAGATTCACTTACACTAAACATGTTGGAAAAACGCAATGGTTTGCAATATACAGCCGAGCAAAGAAAGATATATCAGACAATAGGAGGAACACCGTTCTTGGACAACAGTTATACAGTATATGGAGAAACTATTTCTGGAATAGAAGTAGTAGATAGGATTGCAGTAGTGCCAGGCGATGGTAGTAACAGACCCAACACTAATATATATATACTCTCTACGAAGTTAATTATTACAACAGCTAAAGTTAAATAA
- a CDS encoding S46 family peptidase: MKKKILSILTFLAFTSATLADEGMWLPILLGQKNYTQMTQMGLKLTPQQLYDVNNASMKDAVIWFGGGCTGEVISNEGLVLTNHHCGYDAIATLSTPDNNRLANGFWALDKSQELPAQGLSVAFLVRMEDVTERMMAELAKYPADSQLFYAQKEGEKLAKAAKEDGRYEAFVRDMFKGNQFYLFVMERYTDVRLVGTPPESIGKFGGDTDNWMWPRHTGDFSMFRIYANKDNKPATYSTENVPFKPKKYLPVSLKGVENGDFAMIFGFPGRTNRYETSMGVKLAIEQTNPAIVKLRTKRLQLMKEQMDADVEVRLQLASRYAQIANYWKYFIGQTEQLKHNKVFERKFADEAVFNQWATSNPNYSVLFGNLEKEYDIYKLYNKHQVYLGEGIRGSILVSYAAAFIDLEKEFMKPELDNSKIQAQIIILKARYASFYKAYYNKASDEAIMAATLEMYYNDIDKSQHPEMLTKLMAKTKTGKERELINKTVEKIVAKTMITDSVKLNKFFDKPNLKAIQKDPAIQYALAFMKNYNNNYKKYIDAFNFANANFGNKYMKGLMQMQPNKYFYPDANSTMRCTYGNIKDYSPKDAVHFSHFTTLKGIMEKEDPNNDEFVVPAKLKELYKNRDYGQYAGKDGEVPVGFLTTNDITGGNSGSPVINGNGELIGTAFDGNWEAMSGDIAFDAQFKRTICVDVRYTLFIIDKLGGAGNLIKEMTLVK, from the coding sequence ATGAAAAAAAAGATACTAAGCATTCTTACATTTTTAGCTTTTACTTCGGCAACTCTTGCCGATGAAGGCATGTGGCTCCCAATTTTATTGGGACAAAAAAACTATACCCAAATGACACAGATGGGTCTAAAACTAACCCCCCAACAATTGTATGACGTGAACAACGCCAGCATGAAAGATGCGGTAATTTGGTTTGGCGGAGGTTGCACCGGTGAAGTTATTTCTAACGAGGGATTGGTTCTTACCAACCATCATTGTGGTTACGATGCTATAGCAACACTTAGCACGCCAGATAATAATAGACTGGCAAACGGGTTTTGGGCATTGGACAAATCGCAAGAACTACCCGCACAAGGATTGTCGGTAGCATTCTTGGTAAGAATGGAAGACGTAACGGAAAGAATGATGGCGGAACTTGCTAAATATCCAGCCGATTCGCAATTATTTTATGCACAAAAAGAGGGCGAAAAACTAGCCAAAGCTGCAAAAGAAGATGGTCGTTACGAGGCATTTGTTAGAGACATGTTTAAAGGGAATCAATTTTATTTGTTTGTTATGGAACGCTATACAGACGTGCGTTTAGTAGGAACACCGCCAGAAAGCATTGGTAAGTTTGGAGGAGATACTGACAACTGGATGTGGCCTAGGCACACGGGCGATTTTAGCATGTTTCGTATATATGCAAACAAGGATAATAAGCCCGCAACCTACAGTACAGAAAATGTACCTTTCAAACCTAAAAAATACTTGCCCGTTTCGCTTAAGGGTGTGGAAAATGGAGATTTTGCAATGATATTTGGTTTTCCCGGACGCACCAATAGATATGAGACCTCCATGGGTGTGAAATTAGCGATAGAGCAAACAAACCCAGCTATTGTAAAGCTACGCACAAAACGCTTGCAATTAATGAAGGAGCAAATGGATGCAGATGTAGAAGTTCGCTTACAACTGGCCAGCCGCTATGCACAGATAGCAAACTATTGGAAATATTTTATTGGCCAAACGGAACAATTGAAACATAATAAAGTATTTGAACGCAAGTTTGCCGACGAAGCAGTTTTTAATCAATGGGCCACTTCCAACCCAAATTATTCAGTGCTTTTTGGCAATTTAGAAAAAGAATATGATATATATAAACTATATAATAAGCACCAAGTTTATTTAGGCGAGGGAATTCGTGGGTCAATACTTGTTTCGTATGCAGCCGCTTTTATCGATTTAGAAAAGGAATTTATGAAACCCGAGCTAGACAACTCAAAAATACAAGCACAAATAATTATTTTAAAAGCAAGATATGCTTCTTTTTATAAAGCATATTATAATAAAGCAAGCGATGAAGCAATTATGGCCGCAACACTCGAAATGTATTATAATGATATTGACAAAAGCCAACACCCAGAAATGCTTACAAAGCTTATGGCCAAAACCAAAACAGGAAAAGAAAGGGAACTTATTAATAAAACGGTAGAAAAGATTGTTGCCAAAACCATGATTACCGACTCTGTGAAATTAAATAAATTTTTTGACAAACCAAATCTCAAAGCCATTCAAAAAGACCCCGCCATTCAATACGCTTTGGCTTTTATGAAAAACTACAATAACAACTATAAAAAGTATATAGATGCATTCAATTTTGCAAATGCAAACTTTGGCAACAAGTATATGAAGGGATTAATGCAAATGCAACCCAATAAATATTTTTATCCTGATGCAAATAGTACCATGCGTTGTACTTACGGAAACATTAAAGATTATAGCCCCAAAGACGCTGTTCATTTTTCGCATTTCACCACTCTTAAAGGCATAATGGAAAAAGAAGATCCAAACAACGACGAGTTTGTGGTGCCAGCAAAACTTAAAGAACTATACAAGAACAGAGACTACGGACAATATGCAGGCAAAGATGGAGAAGTACCCGTTGGGTTTCTTACCACAAACGATATTACAGGAGGGAATAGTGGCAGCCCTGTAATAAACGGGAATGGTGAATTAATAGGAACAGCATTCGATGGTAACTGGGAAGCAATGAGTGGCGATATAGCGTTCGATGCACAATTTAAACGCACTATATGCGTAGACGTGAGATATACCTTGTTTATTATTGACAAACTTGGAGGGGCAGGGAATTTGATAAAGGAAATGACATTGGTGAAATAG
- a CDS encoding DUF5686 family protein — protein sequence MSVYRKVIYIYLSVFLPINLLAQGSISGSVKDSESGDAVAYATIKAIISGTKTQANFDGSFIIQLNTQLDSLEISASGFITKNIKIIDTGILLIKLSRQTTELKAVVIKPKANKALRILDSVYIHKQYNSPDLLISYQCENFNRIELAVNNLSKSMTNKTLTKKLAVLMDTNKQILNEDGKFVLPVFISESVSDYYCIKKPLKERDIIKAVKITGVGVQDGATISQLTASVFQEYNFYNNWITVVDKQFASPLNPQSKKLYYIKLVDSMDIDGKKCYQISLRKKHSQDLLFTGDIWIEDSTFALKRMVLETDKSANINFVEKIKLQQEFYATTAGPWLPSKTRITIDIDQFQKKAAGVIAKYYTTSSNIIVNSPKPLKFFEDRVTVNEDSHLYQDSFWNNKRQENTADADPRFISMVDSVKEVPVIKRYTDIVDIIANGYFHYKKLDFGHYLYLFNHNYVEGYKVRLGFKTSYKWNRDLQFAGYVAYGFQDQRVKYRVRVDYVFSRKPWIKAGYAHRHDIEGLGLGDVNFSTKNNLFAVVSFFTSLKKFNLATEHLLWLESAPTRGLTTLCYIRTKNFNPQGLYTFGWNDAQNNHYKTFNDFSLTIDNTYSRKDVYIQNNNERINLGSVSPRFNVSYTLGVKDVLPKSFSYHSFSFYIDHKVFLKKLGTAYYKIRGNYILGTIPYLLLDIQKGNQAFVYNSSTFNMMNFVEFVTDKSISAEYEHHFEGLFFSRLPIIKKWNLRFFVNGKTLWGSLRQANWDFLPQANPDNVTITRFQLLNNQPYAEVGYGIENILKVIRIDFLHRLTYLSNPNTRAFGIKLSAQFKF from the coding sequence GTGAGCGTATATAGAAAAGTTATATATATATATTTATCTGTTTTTTTACCGATTAATTTACTCGCACAAGGAAGCATCTCGGGCAGCGTAAAAGATTCAGAGTCGGGCGATGCAGTGGCTTATGCAACAATAAAAGCTATTATATCGGGGACTAAAACACAAGCAAACTTTGACGGGAGCTTTATTATACAACTAAACACACAGTTGGACTCTTTAGAAATATCGGCATCTGGATTTATAACTAAAAACATAAAAATAATCGACACAGGAATATTGCTCATTAAATTGAGTAGACAAACCACAGAATTAAAAGCAGTGGTAATAAAACCTAAAGCAAACAAAGCATTACGAATATTGGACAGTGTATATATTCATAAACAATATAATAGCCCTGATTTGTTGATATCCTATCAGTGCGAAAATTTTAATAGGATAGAACTAGCGGTGAACAACCTATCAAAAAGTATGACCAACAAAACATTGACAAAAAAACTAGCAGTTTTAATGGACACAAACAAACAAATATTGAACGAAGATGGAAAATTTGTATTGCCTGTTTTTATTTCAGAAAGTGTGAGCGATTATTATTGCATAAAGAAACCCCTCAAAGAACGAGATATTATAAAAGCGGTAAAAATAACAGGGGTGGGGGTTCAAGACGGTGCCACCATTTCTCAATTAACAGCCTCAGTATTTCAAGAATATAATTTTTATAATAATTGGATTACCGTTGTCGACAAGCAATTTGCTTCACCGCTGAACCCACAATCAAAAAAACTTTATTATATAAAACTAGTAGACTCAATGGATATAGATGGAAAGAAATGTTACCAAATTTCTTTAAGGAAAAAACATTCTCAAGATTTATTATTCACGGGCGACATTTGGATTGAGGACTCAACCTTTGCTTTAAAAAGAATGGTACTTGAAACAGACAAATCAGCAAACATAAACTTCGTTGAAAAAATAAAACTCCAACAAGAATTTTATGCGACCACCGCAGGCCCTTGGCTCCCTTCAAAAACAAGAATCACAATAGATATTGACCAGTTTCAAAAGAAAGCAGCAGGTGTAATTGCAAAATACTACACCACCTCTAGCAACATAATAGTAAACAGCCCCAAACCGCTTAAGTTTTTCGAGGATAGAGTTACAGTGAATGAAGATTCGCATTTATACCAAGATTCCTTTTGGAACAACAAAAGGCAGGAAAACACAGCCGATGCAGACCCTAGATTTATCAGTATGGTTGATTCAGTTAAAGAAGTGCCGGTAATAAAAAGGTATACAGATATAGTTGATATAATAGCTAATGGGTATTTTCATTATAAAAAACTTGATTTCGGACATTATTTATATCTGTTTAACCATAATTATGTTGAGGGCTACAAGGTAAGATTGGGTTTTAAAACAAGCTATAAATGGAACCGAGATTTACAATTTGCAGGGTACGTTGCATATGGTTTTCAAGACCAAAGAGTAAAATACAGGGTGCGTGTTGACTATGTTTTCAGCCGCAAACCATGGATAAAAGCAGGCTATGCACACCGACACGATATAGAAGGACTGGGCTTAGGAGATGTTAATTTTTCAACCAAAAACAATTTATTTGCAGTAGTTTCTTTTTTTACAAGTTTAAAGAAATTTAACTTAGCAACAGAGCATTTATTGTGGTTAGAATCGGCTCCTACTAGAGGATTGACAACACTATGCTATATTAGAACCAAGAATTTCAATCCACAAGGGTTATATACTTTTGGATGGAATGATGCACAGAACAATCATTATAAAACTTTCAACGATTTTTCGCTAACTATTGACAACACTTATTCAAGAAAGGATGTATATATACAGAACAATAATGAAAGAATTAATCTGGGGTCAGTATCACCAAGATTTAATGTTTCATATACTCTTGGAGTAAAGGATGTATTGCCCAAAAGTTTTTCTTATCATAGTTTTTCTTTTTATATAGACCACAAGGTGTTCCTAAAAAAACTAGGAACAGCATATTATAAAATAAGAGGGAATTATATTTTGGGAACCATACCCTATTTACTGCTCGACATACAAAAAGGAAATCAAGCTTTTGTATATAACTCATCAACATTTAATATGATGAATTTTGTTGAATTTGTAACCGACAAATCTATTAGTGCTGAATACGAACACCACTTTGAAGGTTTGTTTTTCAGTAGGCTGCCTATTATCAAAAAATGGAATCTGCGTTTCTTCGTCAATGGTAAAACCTTATGGGGTTCCTTAAGGCAAGCAAACTGGGATTTTTTACCCCAAGCAAACCCCGACAATGTAACTATAACTCGTTTCCAGCTATTGAATAACCAACCTTATGCAGAGGTGGGATACGGCATCGAAAACATATTAAAAGTAATTAGAATAGATTTTTTACACAGACTAACCTATTTAAGCAATCCAAATACTCGTGCCTTTGGTATAAAGCTTAGTGCCCAATTTAAGTTTTAG